The proteins below are encoded in one region of Parvicella tangerina:
- a CDS encoding START-like domain-containing protein yields the protein MEKVKYELEFMVNTSTSILYKCMTTPSGLSEWFADNVNVKGDDYTFFWDGSEETAKMIKKKKGESVRFQWEDDEGEDYYFELLIRVDPMTKQVALIVTDFAEEDEIDDAKLLWENAISSLRQSIGC from the coding sequence ATGGAAAAAGTTAAATACGAATTAGAGTTCATGGTGAACACAAGTACATCGATCCTATATAAATGCATGACTACCCCAAGTGGTCTTTCTGAATGGTTTGCAGACAATGTAAACGTAAAAGGTGATGATTATACTTTCTTTTGGGATGGCAGTGAAGAAACAGCTAAAATGATCAAGAAGAAAAAGGGAGAATCAGTAAGGTTTCAATGGGAAGATGACGAAGGAGAAGATTATTATTTCGAACTGTTGATCCGTGTTGACCCGATGACAAAACAGGTGGCCTTGATCGTAACTGATTTTGCGGAAGAAGATGAAATTGATGATGCTAAGCTCCTTTGGGAAAATGCAATCTCTAGTCTTCGGCAATCGATTGGTTGCTAA
- the yidC gene encoding membrane protein insertase YidC: MDKNSLIGLFLIGAILLTFTLMNNDEEESKDDKKESVETKVDSNKSATADVAVLTTAQKDSMIIASIPDSLQKDSVYVTNYIDSVHKVEQLTLQNESEKTLQNKFGIFAPAGKEQEETFTTIENDKLIVKFSSKGGTIVDVKLKEYQSYDDYKENPDEISPLQLVNESNSKFGLSVMTPETIIKTDELNFTPQHTASHVKVGENDSVSLSYKLLSNDPNKYIEFNYALYPGKYEVDFTINYVGLNNIDDMMYDKSFIYWGMKGLSTEKLADDERRIATLMYRYSGLKRDYLSEGSDSEEELNEGKVTWVAFKHKFFSSAIICEEGFEGGKVKQKQLESEDFTLDYFAKLDLPASPTVKTKLFFGPNEYETLAAYDNGMEEIINLGWGIFGWVNKWFIQPVFNLLRSWGLAMGLIILLVTLVIKTVITPLTYKNYISSAKMRVLKPEIDRINEKYPGQDQMMKRQQETSALYRSSGVNPMAGCIPMLIQMPILLAAFRFFPSSIHLRQTNFLWADDLSSYDAILSWSGDIPFLTWAYGNHISLFTLLMAASTMIYTIMNSGNMAQPSQPGMPNMKVIMYIFPVLMIFFFNNYSSGLSYYYLCGNLFNIGIMYAIKNYFIDEEKLKAKIEANKKKPKKKSKFMQRLEEVQKQQQMQQKNRK; this comes from the coding sequence ATGGACAAAAATTCGCTAATAGGTTTATTTTTAATTGGTGCGATCTTACTGACGTTCACCTTGATGAACAATGACGAAGAAGAATCAAAAGATGATAAAAAAGAATCAGTAGAAACAAAAGTAGATTCAAATAAATCTGCAACTGCTGATGTTGCTGTGCTAACCACTGCACAAAAAGACTCGATGATCATTGCTTCGATTCCTGATTCATTACAAAAAGACTCGGTGTACGTAACCAATTACATTGATTCAGTTCACAAAGTTGAGCAATTGACGTTACAAAATGAGTCTGAGAAAACCTTACAAAATAAGTTTGGAATCTTCGCTCCAGCGGGTAAAGAACAAGAAGAAACTTTTACTACTATTGAAAATGACAAACTCATTGTCAAATTTTCTTCCAAAGGAGGAACCATTGTTGATGTAAAGTTAAAAGAGTATCAGTCTTATGACGACTATAAGGAAAATCCTGACGAGATTTCTCCACTACAGCTGGTTAACGAGTCTAACTCCAAGTTTGGACTTAGTGTGATGACTCCAGAGACGATCATAAAAACTGACGAACTGAACTTTACTCCACAGCATACGGCTTCGCACGTTAAAGTTGGAGAGAATGACAGTGTTTCATTATCCTACAAGCTCCTATCCAATGATCCAAACAAGTATATTGAATTTAACTATGCCTTATACCCTGGGAAGTATGAAGTTGACTTTACGATCAACTATGTAGGACTCAACAACATAGACGACATGATGTATGATAAGTCGTTCATTTATTGGGGTATGAAGGGGCTATCCACAGAGAAACTTGCGGATGATGAGAGAAGGATCGCGACCTTAATGTACCGTTATTCTGGATTGAAAAGAGATTACCTGTCTGAAGGAAGTGACAGTGAAGAAGAATTGAATGAAGGAAAAGTAACTTGGGTAGCATTTAAACACAAGTTCTTCAGTTCTGCTATTATTTGCGAAGAAGGGTTTGAAGGAGGGAAAGTGAAACAAAAACAACTAGAAAGTGAAGATTTCACACTAGACTATTTTGCAAAATTAGACCTCCCTGCTAGTCCAACTGTTAAGACCAAACTATTCTTTGGACCTAATGAATACGAGACGTTGGCTGCTTATGACAACGGCATGGAAGAGATCATCAATCTTGGATGGGGAATTTTTGGATGGGTGAACAAATGGTTCATTCAACCCGTATTCAACCTACTAAGAAGTTGGGGGTTAGCCATGGGGTTAATCATACTGCTAGTGACTTTAGTGATCAAAACAGTAATCACCCCATTAACTTACAAGAACTACATTTCATCGGCTAAAATGAGGGTACTAAAGCCTGAAATTGATCGCATCAATGAAAAGTATCCCGGACAAGACCAAATGATGAAAAGGCAACAAGAAACGTCAGCACTCTACCGATCAAGTGGTGTGAACCCTATGGCAGGTTGTATTCCAATGCTGATTCAAATGCCAATTCTTTTAGCGGCATTTAGGTTCTTCCCTTCATCTATCCATCTAAGACAAACGAATTTCCTTTGGGCAGATGATTTATCCTCATACGATGCTATTCTTTCCTGGTCAGGAGACATCCCGTTTCTGACATGGGCGTACGGTAACCACATTAGTTTGTTTACGCTATTGATGGCCGCTTCTACGATGATTTATACCATTATGAACAGCGGAAATATGGCACAACCTTCTCAACCCGGAATGCCAAACATGAAGGTGATCATGTACATTTTTCCTGTATTAATGATCTTCTTCTTTAACAACTATTCTTCAGGCTTGAGCTACTATTACCTCTGTGGCAACTTGTTCAATATCGGAATTATGTACGCCATAAAGAACTACTTTATTGATGAAGAAAAGCTAAAAGCCAAGATCGAGGCAAATAAGAAAAAGCCTAAGAAGAAATCTAAGTTCATGCAGCGCTTGGAAGAGGTTCAAAAGCAACAGCAAATGCAACAAAAGAACCGCAAGTAG
- a CDS encoding LptF/LptG family permease, translating into MTKLSWVVLKSFIGPFILNFTVWMILLDMQSLWLYIDDLMGKGLEWTVIMELMFYFSANWVPMALPLSILLASIMTLGRLGENNELVAMKAAGMSLFKIMKPLALLMILVAVGAFYFTNNLWPRANFKLRVLITDIQNTKAGIIFKDGIFYDDIEGYNIRVGSKSEDGGTLYDILIYDYTGLKANPGNAKDPRDLKRVISAKSGTILQNKKQNILELNLQTGFIFQEMSKNEIKNSKMPYSRYYFDHASLTIQLESFDFERSDEDQYEKEEYLMTLKQINQKLDSTDLNLQIKQKTWFDFYKNSFNVTRGKGDTNLIALGDIPPSFGYYDYLSDGDKKLNLGDAIDKLESKKQNTDKFIQIKRIMDEYKLNLIVKRHEKFTLSYAVIMLFFLGASLGAVIKKGGFGVPVLIAVGLFLVYFLLTRGGQEMATAGTLSPFLGMWLSAIILTPITLWIFFKANKDSKIFDFDFYTKLFKRKK; encoded by the coding sequence ATGACAAAGTTAAGCTGGGTAGTTCTTAAATCCTTTATAGGACCGTTCATCCTTAACTTCACCGTATGGATGATTCTTCTGGATATGCAGTCTTTGTGGCTGTATATTGACGACCTTATGGGCAAAGGTCTGGAATGGACTGTCATCATGGAGTTGATGTTTTATTTCTCTGCCAATTGGGTACCCATGGCTCTTCCTTTATCCATCCTTCTGGCCTCAATTATGACATTGGGAAGGCTGGGTGAAAATAATGAGTTAGTGGCCATGAAAGCCGCGGGCATGTCGCTTTTCAAAATCATGAAGCCACTAGCCCTGTTGATGATACTTGTTGCTGTTGGAGCGTTTTATTTTACCAACAACCTTTGGCCGAGAGCTAACTTCAAATTAAGGGTGCTAATTACGGACATTCAGAATACAAAAGCTGGTATCATTTTTAAAGATGGCATCTTCTATGACGATATTGAAGGTTATAATATTCGAGTAGGCAGCAAGAGTGAAGATGGGGGTACGTTGTATGACATTCTCATCTATGATTACACAGGGTTGAAAGCGAACCCCGGCAACGCAAAAGACCCTCGTGACCTCAAACGTGTGATCAGTGCAAAAAGTGGCACCATCTTACAAAATAAAAAACAGAACATTCTTGAACTAAATCTTCAAACAGGATTCATTTTTCAGGAAATGAGCAAAAATGAGATCAAGAATAGTAAAATGCCCTATAGCAGGTACTACTTTGATCACGCTTCCTTGACTATTCAACTTGAGTCATTTGATTTTGAACGATCAGATGAAGATCAATATGAGAAAGAGGAGTACCTCATGACGCTCAAGCAAATCAACCAAAAATTAGACTCTACCGACCTTAATTTGCAGATTAAACAGAAGACCTGGTTTGACTTTTATAAAAATAGTTTTAATGTGACAAGAGGCAAAGGAGATACTAATCTTATTGCTCTCGGAGATATTCCACCCTCTTTTGGCTACTATGACTATTTATCTGATGGCGACAAGAAACTTAATCTTGGAGATGCCATTGATAAACTAGAAAGTAAAAAGCAGAATACCGACAAGTTTATCCAGATCAAAAGAATTATGGATGAATATAAACTAAACCTTATTGTCAAAAGACATGAAAAGTTTACCCTTAGCTATGCTGTAATCATGCTTTTCTTTCTTGGCGCATCACTTGGAGCCGTCATAAAAAAAGGTGGTTTCGGTGTTCCTGTTCTTATAGCCGTTGGATTGTTTCTTGTTTATTTTCTACTGACAAGAGGCGGTCAAGAAATGGCCACAGCAGGTACGCTTAGTCCTTTTTTAGGCATGTGGCTGTCTGCTATTATCCTTACTCCAATTACTTTGTGGATATTTTTCAAGGCCAACAAGGACTCTAAAATTTTTGATTTTGACTTCTATACCAAGTTGTTCAAGCGAAAAAAATAA